The Macrobrachium rosenbergii isolate ZJJX-2024 chromosome 14, ASM4041242v1, whole genome shotgun sequence sequence agattGAAGGTCACTGAACCGTAAACTGTTGATTAGCCGAATGTTCCCAAAAGATCGTAGGTTACTGAAACCACATTGAACCAAAAATTCCATCAAGATCGCAGGTTACTGAAACGTTACCCATGTTTAGCGAAAATGTTTCCATAAGATAGTAGGTTACTGGAATGTGAACTCCGTTTACCCAAATGTTCCCCTAAGATGCACCCCATTACAGGTATCGTTCGCATCTTAGACATTTTAGACACATTTCCTGCAGATGGAGAGTCCATACATTAAATCAGAAGTCAAAATAAACAGATGGAACGGGTAGATACCCAACAACTAATCCAGCCTCCAAAATAAGTTCTTAAAAAGCCCCAAGGGACGATGTTTTCTATCTCATGACGAAACCGGCGCTTCTCTCAAATAAACAAAAccggtttcttcttcttcttccattttaggCCGAGAGGGAATGTCGCGgggcggtaaaaaaaaaagcaacaaaagactgcttttattattattcctcctcTTCGTTATCCTTCggaaactctgtgtgtgtgtgtgtgcgtgcgtgtatgtccTTCTTTCTTGCCTTCTCATTAAGGAAGCCAGGTGCAAAAGGCGCCGCCATAAACGAGAACTAGCTCCAGATTTTTCACCGAGCAGAACGGGGTACTGAAAGAACTCGGCAATGTCACTGTAAGTCTTTCGCTCTGACTTAaaagaattcaaataaataaattctagagACTGGAGGTAAGCCCTAAGACGTCCGCCCGTCCGTCCGTCACACATTCTTCAGacgcgtcatatatatatacataataatctcctggttaaaaaaaaagtaaaagggatgCTGATGAAAGCGAGGGAAAATAACAGGAGATGAGAATTATCACGCGTTGGCAAATCAGTGGCAGCTGCTGGTACTGCACCTGTTGGCCATCAACGACGCGTCTCATTGGCCGGCGAGGAGAGCCAGACACGTGCTGATAGCCAATGGGAGCGATTCGCACATGCGACACCGTCGATTTTAAACCAGTCATGCGACTCGTTACAAGACGGCCTTACCCAATAAGTGCGATGGTCACAGGAGAAGCCCAGGAAACATTGCCCTCAGGGCTGGGGTGGCTTCTAGACTTGAGAGGGATAATCGGGcgaaaaatgttaaatatcatCAGTCATGGTCAATGTTTGATGTAAACTGCCACTGCTGGGGCAGCTTGCAGAGAtgccgagtctctctctctctctctctctctctctctctctctctctctctctctctcttcgggaggCTAGGTTAACTAGAAACGACCCCGGACCGTCAGGCACTAAGGCATAACCCTGGTCAAAACACCTGCCCCTTCCTGAATACGGATAAGTTTAATATGCCTTTCTTTCGCTACTTGGAATTGCAATCATTCTTTTGCCTCTGAGGTACGTGGCTTCTTGCGAGTATCCCTGGGACCATTGAAAACACTCGCAGGTCATAAAgtatgccttgagagagagagagagagagagagagagagagagagagagagagagagagagattagtaaatgattaatttttatgaatatagaccctaggaattttattttgtgtttatgtctTACCCTGGAAATTTTGCAGTTTAAAAGCGTAATCAGCAAATTCAAGGTCACTACATTTAactatatcaataataaaaatcaccaggattaacatacaaataatatatggATTACGAAAAGCTACCAGTATTGATCTAGTGTAATTTAAATCATCAAAAAGCAAAAACTAAATTCACAACATTGaacaccacaaaaaaaataataacaataaataaaataataacaaaagcatatGACAACTAACAAATACTGGTTTTTCTAGTCAGTGTTGCCAGGTCACCTAGAATTGTCAATGAACTCTAGTCTACACTACACTAGTTTTCCCTTTCAAATGACTTACTGACCCAGAGACCTAGTGAGGAGCCAAAGTCGCTTAGCTCTACGGGGTTTCCTCGTAACATTTCACTCGTGGCCTGAGGCGTGGATTGGTTGTCTTGAAATcagttaattaattcatttatcttaaCCAGGTGAGAAATTATGTCTTTAAGGGTAGACTGGAGTTTAAGACTTGATGGTTcaccttaataaatatatatctcgtTTATGGTGGCAAATGATATTTTATTGCCTCCTTATTTGACCATCTGGAAACTGGTTTCCCAGTTTCTTTCCCCAtaagagggtagtgccgtcagtgcacttcatgcggtgcaccgtaggcattgcttaaagttctttgcagcgtcccttcggcccctaactgcaacccctttcattccttttactgtacctccgttcttattatctttcttccatcttactttccaccctcttctaaccactgattcatggtgcaactgcgaggtttacctcctgttacaccattcaaatgttttagttttctgtaaaagaaaacttttgtgctggctttgtctgtccgtccgccctcagatcttaaaaactagcgaggtgagagggctgcaaattgttatgttgatcatccaccttccaatcatcaaacataccaaattgcagccttctagactcagtagtttttatttttatttaaggttaaagttagccataatcgtgcacctggcaacgatataagacagaccaccaccgggtcgtggttaaagattcatgggccgcggctcataccgagaccaccgaaagatagatctattttcggtggccttgtttatacgctgtgcagaaaactcgattgcgctgaagaaacgtcggcgcattttttaattgtttactgtcagtttccgtttctccgctgaatgacctcatagatcccagtgtttggcctttggcataaattctgtattctgcttTATTTCTCTATTACCAATTTCGTTTGGTAAGATTGTTTCTTAAATCGTAAGCATCGAACCtagaaatgaagggaaaaattacACCTGTAATTATAAAAGCAATTGATTTAACTTTTCTAGTAACTAGGAACATAGTATTctataaaataacaattctctTGCTCTTGCTTACTCTTAAATACTGATAAAACAGAGTACTCGTTATTCATCATAAGCAGTTATCTAACATCGCCTTGATCGGTTTTTCTGAGTCAAGACGTCCACACCAGGCCCCTAATTTCTTTGTAACTCCTTATCACACTTACGGGATGCTTTGGGGCATGTTTCGGTttggcataaggcctgcttgATCTAAAACATTCCTTGATTAACACAACTGACAAGAAAAAATGCCCAGATTAACATAGTCGACCCAATAGAATGCGCCGGAATGTGCTCGGCAGCAGTTCTCTAATCCGGCACCGCTAGTACTCGTACCTCCCCCTCTGAAAGAGCCAGCTATTTGGTATGAAACGCTGAATTATTGTCTGTGCCGCTTCCGTGAAAATAGTCAATCAGTTGTCTTTGCATGACAAGCACTGAATGTATCTTAATAAGTAGTCTCTCTGTtatcttgaattattttcttacttaAAGTCATCTGTGGATGCTCTCACGCAGATAGGTCTAATGTCTTAAACCATCTTGCCAGTAACCTTATGAGACTATTCTTGGTGTCACTAACTTTCAAATCTTCAAATATACCGTATTTCACGTTGCTCTTCTAAACATTTTCATTGACTCATGAAACTATTACAATATCATTTTGTTTCTTGCATCCTTTGATACCTTGAGCGCCTTTGCGTGAGACTTCGTAAAGATATTCTAAGTGCTGAAATTTCTGATATCTGTGATCTTCAACAATGTAACATTGTTCAAAGGAAGTAGCTGATAATGGCTACCATTTGAACACATTAGTTTCTGTGTTCAGGATCATAAATTAATATAAGAAGGTTTGAATCTGTAAGTTGGGCCTAGTAGTAGAAAGTCTGgttacaaataaaagcaaaacaaacacacacacacatacacacaacacgcgcgcgcgcgcacacacacacatgcacacacacaatgaagCTGACGATACAAAGATAAtggtttcaactttttttctggaatgtAGGTCTACTTTCTGTTATGCCTACTGGCAattatcatgtttatatataagggACACAACTGCAATGTATGTAGCGCTAGACAAGTACGGTTAGTGGCAGTAACTAAATTATTTTGAGCTAGTTAGTTATGCAAAAATGATCATTAAGAAAGAACGATCACAACGTATTTGAATGAAAGCTTCTTGTTGAAGTATTACTGACATTAGACCAAAAACTTCTTTATATCGCCCGTTAACACCCACTGACACAGAGTCCTGGATCCAACCtctagaaaaataaagtaaaataaaggaaaaaattagaaattctgAGAAATAATGGAAACTTTACAAAGGCCCGTTGGAAAATTGTTTCCGCTTAGTGTTCCAATATTAGCCTGACCCAGACATGGACTGAACGTCAAAATCGATTCTAGATAAGAGCTGTCATTACGGATGATTAGCACATCGTTTCCGGAGTATAACGTTTCACttcaactttatatttttctgattctTTTTTATAGCAGAAAAAATTCTGGCAAATGAACCAAGCATAAAAAAAGCAGTTCAAAAGACCCCGGTCTTTTTCAGAGTGAAATAAAACCGTAAAATCAAACAGGCATACTCGTATATAAAGCAGTTTAAAAGATGCAGGAACATTAAACCTAATTTTTCAAATGTCTGGAAATGTGAAGGTCTAAGAGAAAATCTTCTACTGTGCTGTCCTTGACTGAATTTCCAAACTAGAGACaagatgtattattttttttgtttttttacatggTTGAAATAAGTACAGTTGTGAACAGAATGTTACAATTGAGTTTTTTATGGCAGATTGGggtataaaaataagatattatgATAATTTAGTCATCATTAcaatacatacttacacacacgcacacatacatacatatatatatatatatatatatatatatatatatgtgtgtgtgtgtgtgtgtgtgtgtgtgtgtgtatatataaatgtatacatatatatgtgcatatatatatatatatatatatatatatatatatatatatatatatatatatatatatatatgtctgtgtgcatgtatatgtctgtgtacaTGAATATAATAAATCTAGCATTCTTTCAGTCAACATAATCAGAAAAAAACTCCAACGCGTATTCAAGTAGGACTTTAAACGAATGGAAATCGAAGTAGTATCTCCTCTGCACTATCATTCCTCCTAGAGAGAGAATTGACTCTCATCTATCATGCAAAAAGAGAATTAAGAATTGACTCTCACATGTCATGCAAAAAGAGAATTAACTCTCACCTATCATGCAAAAAGAGAATTAACTCTCACCTATCATGCAAAAAGAGAATTAACTCTCAACCGTCATGTAAAAAGAGAATTAACTCTCACCTATCATGCAAAAAGAGAATTAACCATCACCTATCATGCAAAAAGAGAATTAACTCACACCTGTCatacaaaaagagaattaactCTCACCcgtcatgtaaaaaaataattaattctgacCCGTCATGCAAAAAGAGAATTAACTCTCACCCGTCatgtaaaatgataattaattctGACCCGTCATGCAAAAAGAGAATTAACTCTCACCTGTCatacaaaaagagaattaactCTCATCTGTCatacaaaaagagaattaactCTCACCTATCATGCAAAAAGAGAAATAACTCTCACCTGTCACATAAAAAGAGAATTAACTCTCACCCGTCATGCAAAAAGAGGATTAACTCTCACCTGTCACACAAAGAGAATTACTCTCACCTATCATGCAAAAAGAGAATTAACTCTCACCTGTCACACAAAAAGACAATTAACTCTCACCTGTGatacaaaaagagaattaactCTCACCTGTCACACAAAAAGAGAATGAACTCTCACCCGTCATGCAAAAACAGAATTAACTATCACCCGCCATGCAAAAATAGAATTAACTATCACCCACCATGCAAAAAGAGAATTAACTCTCACCTGTCACACAGAAAGAGAATTAACTCTCACCTATCatacaaaaagagaattaactCTCACCCGTCATGCAAAAAGAGAATTAACTCTCACCCGTCATGCAAAAAGAGAATTAACTGTCACCCGTCATGCAAAAAGAGACTACCTGTGaagtaaaaaagataattaactcTCACCCACCATGCAAAAAGAGAGTTAACTTTCACCTGTCatacaaaaagagaattaactCTCATCCTTCATGCAAAAAGAGGATTAACTCTCATCCTTCATGCAAAAAGAGGATTAACTCTCACCCGTCATGCAAAAAGAGAATTAACTCTTACCTGTCACACAAAAAGAGAATTAACTCTCACCCGTCGCACAAAAAGAGAATTAACTATCACCCATCGtacaaaaagagaattaactCTCACCTGTCATGCAAAAAGGGAATTAACTCTCAGCCGTCACACAAAAAGAGAGTTAACTCTTACCTGTCACGCAAAAAGAGAATTATCTTTCACCCGTCATACAAAAAATAGAATTAACTCTCACCTGTCACGCAAAAAGAGAATTAACTTTTACCTGTCATACAAAAACAGAATTAAGTCCCACCCGTCATACAAAAAAAGAATTAACTGTCACCCGTCAtgcaaaaagagaattaattgTCACCCGTCACGCAAAAAGAGAATGAACTCTCACCCGTCATACAAAATGAGAATTAAGTCTCACCCTTCACTCAAAAGGAGACTTAACTCAGCTGTCACGCAAACAGAGAATTAACTCTCATCCGTCACGCAAAAAAAGAATTAACTCCACCCGTCAGGCAAAAAGAGAATTAACTTTCACCCGTCATACAAAAAGAGCATTAACTCTCACCTGTCACGCAAAAAGAGAATCAACTCTCACCCGTCACGCCAAAAGACAATTAACTCTCACCTGTCATGCAAAAAGATAATTAACTCTCACCCGTCACGCAAAAAGAGAATTAACTCTCCCGTCAAAAAAAGTGCTCTCACCTGTCACACACTCTCACCCGTCACGCAAAAGACAATTAACTCATGAACTCACCCGTCACGCAAAAAGAGAATGAACTCTCACCCGCCACGCAAAAAGACAATTAACTCTCACCCGTCACGCAAAAAGACAATTACTCTCACCCTTCACGCAACAAGACAATTAACTCTTACCCGTCACGCAAAAAGACAATTAACTCTCACCCGACAAGCAAAAAGACAATTAACTCTCACCAGTCACGCAAAAAGACAATTAACACTCACCTGTTACGCAAAAGGACAATTAACTCTCACCCGTCGCGcaaaaaaacaattaactctCACCTGTCACGCATAAAGACAATTAGCTCTCACCCGTCACGCAAAAAGGCAATTAACTCACACCTGTCACGCAAAAAGACAATTAGCTCTCACCTGTCACTCAAAAAGACAATTAACTCTCACCTGTcctgcaaaaagacaattagctCTCACCCGTCACGCAAAAGACGATTAACTCTCACCTGTCGCGCAAAAAGGCAATTAATTCTCACCCGTCACGCAATAAGACAATTAACTCTCACCCGTCACGGAAAAAGAGAATTAACTCACCCGTCATGCAAAAAGAGAATTAACTCTCACCCGTCATGCAAAAAGAGAATTAACTCTCACCCGTCATGCAAAAAGAGAATACCTGTCATGCAAAAAGAGAATTAACTCTCCCTCGGcatgtaaaaaaagttaattttcaccTGTCATTCAAAAAGAGAATTAACTATCACCTGTCAtgcaaaaagagaattaattcTCACCCGTCATGCAAAAAGAGAATTAACTCTTACCTGTCACACAAAAAGAGAATTAACTCTCACCCATCATGCAAAAACAGAATCAACTGTCACCTgtcacacaaaaagaaaattaactctcACCCGTCATGCAAAAAGAGAATTAACTCTCATCTGTCACACAAAAAGAGAATTAACTCTCACCCGTCatacaaaaagagaattaactCTCACCTGTCACACAAAAAGAGAATTAACTCTCACCTGTCACACAAAAAGAGAATTAACTCTCACCCGTCATGCAAAAAGAGAATTAACTCTCACCTATCatacaaaaagagaattaactCTCACCCGTTATACAGAAAGAGAATTAACTCTCACCTATCttacaaaaagagaattaactCTCACCCGTCGTACATAGAGAGAATTAACTCTCACCTGTCATACAAACAGAGAATTAACTCTCACCTGTCatacaaaaagagaattaactCTCACCTATCATGTAAAAAGGAATTAACTCTTACCCGTCGTGCAAAAAGAGAATTAACTCTCATCTATCATGTAAAAAGAGAATCAACTCTCATCTATCAtgcaaaaagagaattaattcTCACCTCCCACGCAAAAAGAGAATTAACTCTCAACTGTCatacaaaaagagaattaactCTCACCTATcatataaaaagagaattaactCTCACCCGTCatacaaaaagagaattaattcTCGCCTATCATGTAAAAAGAGAATTAACTCTCACCCGTCattaaaaagagaattaactCTCCCCCGTCATGCAAAAAGAGAATTAACTCTCACCCGTCATGCAAAAACAGAATTAACTCTAACCTGTCGTGCAAAAAGAGAATTAACTCTCACCCGTCatacaaaaagagaattaacACTCACCTGTCatacaaaaagagaattaacACTCACCCGTCATACAAAAGGAGAATTAACTCTCATCCTTCatacaaaaagagaattaacA is a genomic window containing:
- the LOC136845520 gene encoding uncharacterized protein; translation: MGKGFYAGVQTMTVEQCEPGADGSKKLTLTYHAKRELTLTYHAKRELTLNRHVKRELTLTYHAKRELTITYHAKRELTHTCHTKRELTLTQLTITRHAKIELTITHHAKRELTLTCHTERELTLTYHTKRELTLTRHAKRELTLTRHAKRELTVTRHAKRDYLGLTLILHAKRGLTLTRHAKRELTLTCHTKRELTLTRRTKRELTITHQSTVTCHTKRKLTLTRHAKRELTLICHTKRELTLTRHTKRELTLTCHTKRELTLTCHTKRELTLTRHAKRELTLTYHTKRELTLTRYTERELTLTYLTKRELTLTRRT